One stretch of Commensalibacter melissae DNA includes these proteins:
- the cydC gene encoding thiol reductant ABC exporter subunit CydC, whose protein sequence is MNFNFSFFQLVKPIKWHLMLGLFLSCIAALSNFGLLFLSGWLIASAAIVGLTGIIAVQAFNIIVPASGVRFFAITRIVTRYLERVITHDGALRVISLARKKVYECLIPLTPAGLVNKRGGDLLGQFVSDSENIANYYTDALLPFIRALCCGIIFIVTFYFFLPVAAFSLAIAFIMAVGLVSVGVYGCSYKYICHILESRNSLQADLGEILRHFGELYIFKVIDQYFKKIQTAQKSIDQSRLMLDCIESVAKSLITFIMMICVIAVLFQASNAHHDIGLNAAEIPMLVLGVMAAFDVILPLPQACHAHIKARLAQKRLQILSNAGKKKQSSRVINSVSSSTCLVFDKVQFSYPHNPRMILQNASLTIKQGDKVAIIGESGTGKSSLINLIFSFYPIQAGEIKFAGESVKNLNTDNLSSFITVVSQDFHLFSGSIMDNFRLIVPDATENEIYDVLKIVQLDDFVKQLPKNLHSHIGNNAIELSGGQAKRLAIAIALLRKTPWLILDEPTDGLDQQTKYTMMQELLKLYADKTLIIITHETSILFLMNLVFSLENGCFNKVIMDDYKK, encoded by the coding sequence ACCGGGATTATTGCCGTTCAGGCATTTAATATTATTGTTCCAGCCTCAGGGGTCCGTTTTTTTGCCATAACACGGATTGTGACACGATATTTGGAACGTGTGATCACGCATGATGGCGCATTAAGGGTTATAAGCCTGGCAAGAAAAAAGGTTTATGAATGTCTGATCCCCTTAACACCTGCAGGACTTGTGAATAAAAGAGGGGGTGACTTGCTGGGACAATTTGTTTCCGATTCAGAAAATATAGCAAATTATTATACTGATGCATTGCTTCCATTTATTCGGGCTTTATGTTGTGGGATTATATTTATTGTTACCTTTTATTTCTTTTTGCCTGTGGCGGCTTTCTCCTTGGCCATAGCTTTTATCATGGCAGTCGGTCTGGTTTCTGTTGGAGTTTACGGTTGTTCATACAAGTATATTTGTCATATTCTTGAATCAAGAAACAGTTTACAGGCTGATCTGGGTGAAATTCTGCGTCATTTTGGTGAATTATATATTTTTAAGGTTATTGATCAGTATTTTAAAAAAATTCAGACTGCTCAGAAATCTATTGATCAAAGCAGATTGATGCTGGATTGTATTGAAAGTGTGGCCAAGTCATTAATTACATTTATTATGATGATTTGTGTTATTGCCGTTTTGTTTCAGGCCAGTAATGCTCATCATGATATAGGATTGAATGCAGCTGAAATTCCCATGTTGGTTTTGGGTGTAATGGCAGCTTTTGATGTTATACTTCCCTTACCACAGGCCTGTCATGCTCATATAAAAGCACGCCTGGCACAAAAAAGGTTACAGATTCTATCAAATGCAGGGAAAAAGAAACAAAGCAGTAGGGTCATCAATTCCGTATCCTCTTCCACCTGTCTCGTATTTGACAAAGTTCAATTCAGTTATCCCCATAACCCAAGAATGATTTTACAGAATGCATCTTTAACAATCAAACAAGGTGATAAAGTGGCGATTATTGGCGAGTCTGGGACTGGCAAAAGTAGTTTGATCAATTTGATTTTTTCGTTTTATCCAATCCAGGCTGGAGAAATTAAGTTTGCCGGTGAATCTGTCAAGAATTTGAATACGGATAATTTATCTTCTTTTATCACTGTTGTTTCCCAGGATTTTCATCTTTTTTCTGGAAGTATCATGGATAATTTTAGATTGATTGTACCGGATGCAACTGAAAATGAAATTTATGATGTGTTAAAAATTGTGCAACTTGATGATTTTGTTAAACAACTACCAAAGAATCTTCACAGTCATATAGGCAATAATGCAATAGAATTGTCGGGAGGACAGGCAAAAAGATTGGCGATTGCTATTGCTCTTTTACGTAAAACCCCCTGGCTGATTCTTGATGAACCAACAGATGGTTTGGATCAGCAAACAAAATATACAATGATGCAGGAATTATTGAAACTATATGCTGACAAAACTCTAATAATCATTACTCATGAAACAAGTATATTGTTTTTAATGAATCTTGTTTTTTCGCTGGAAAATGGATGTTTTAATAAAGTTATCATGGATGACTATAAAAAATAA
- a CDS encoding cytochrome ubiquinol oxidase subunit I: protein MDGIHLLVVNLSRFQFALTALYHFMFVPLTLGLTFILAAMETAYVITGKEIYKEMTQFWGKLFGVNFAIGVATGLTMEFEFGTNWSMYSRFFGDIFGTPLAIEGLMAFFMESTFIGLMFFGWDRLSRGAHLAITYLVALGSNISALWILVANACMNMPAGAHFDPETMRLTSTSFVALVFNPDAQAKAVHTSVAGFVTASMFVMGISAFYLLRKQHREFAARSFRMAALFGIISTIAVITLGDVLGRLDYMHQPTKVAAMEGLWETSKPPYEPWILFGIPDDKKQTNYLEVGIPFVLTPLLTHDFTTPIPGVKELKNQAVPRIESGIKAVAALKRYGEGHRQVDLDIFKAHQKDMGYGFLASQYAPDQDIAKITSEYKSTIIEKTKNDIVPNVFVTFWAFRIMVFLAIYFFVIFAMGSYVSLKRQIEKNRLFLKIITWSIPLPFIASEFGWITAEVGRQPWSVYEILPTVVSSSTHSAGYMVFSLIGFLLFYSVFIVVEFYLMFKFARLGPVKYQDKDSLSKKVFTYQEGWGD, encoded by the coding sequence ATGGATGGGATACACCTTCTGGTTGTAAATCTTTCCCGCTTTCAGTTTGCTTTGACAGCTTTGTATCATTTCATGTTTGTTCCTTTGACACTGGGTCTAACATTTATCTTGGCTGCCATGGAAACTGCCTACGTCATTACTGGTAAAGAAATTTACAAGGAAATGACACAATTCTGGGGAAAATTATTTGGTGTTAATTTTGCGATTGGTGTCGCAACAGGATTAACCATGGAATTCGAATTCGGCACGAACTGGTCAATGTATTCAAGGTTCTTTGGCGATATTTTTGGAACACCTCTTGCGATTGAAGGTTTAATGGCCTTCTTTATGGAATCAACATTTATTGGACTAATGTTTTTTGGATGGGACCGGTTGAGCCGTGGTGCGCATCTGGCAATTACCTATCTTGTCGCATTGGGGTCAAATATTTCCGCCTTATGGATTTTAGTGGCAAATGCGTGCATGAATATGCCTGCAGGGGCTCATTTTGATCCAGAGACCATGCGATTAACCTCAACAAGTTTTGTTGCTCTGGTTTTCAATCCTGATGCACAGGCAAAAGCTGTACACACTTCTGTGGCAGGATTTGTAACCGCATCAATGTTTGTAATGGGGATTAGCGCATTTTATTTATTACGTAAACAGCATCGTGAATTTGCCGCACGTTCTTTTCGTATGGCCGCATTATTTGGAATTATTTCAACAATTGCAGTCATAACGCTTGGGGATGTCCTTGGCCGATTGGACTATATGCATCAACCGACAAAAGTTGCTGCAATGGAAGGATTGTGGGAAACAAGCAAACCTCCTTATGAACCATGGATTTTATTTGGTATTCCCGATGATAAAAAGCAGACAAACTATCTGGAGGTTGGAATTCCTTTTGTTTTAACCCCTTTGTTAACCCATGATTTTACAACCCCTATTCCTGGTGTTAAGGAATTGAAAAATCAAGCGGTTCCAAGAATTGAGTCGGGTATAAAGGCGGTAGCGGCTTTAAAACGTTATGGGGAAGGCCATCGACAGGTCGATCTTGATATATTTAAGGCTCATCAAAAAGATATGGGATATGGTTTTCTGGCAAGTCAATATGCTCCGGATCAGGATATAGCAAAGATTACGTCAGAGTATAAATCGACTATTATTGAAAAAACTAAGAATGATATTGTCCCTAATGTCTTTGTCACATTCTGGGCCTTCAGAATTATGGTTTTCCTTGCAATTTATTTCTTTGTCATTTTTGCCATGGGATCTTATGTAAGTCTGAAAAGACAAATTGAAAAAAACCGTTTGTTTTTAAAGATAATTACATGGTCAATTCCGCTTCCTTTTATTGCATCCGAGTTCGGTTGGATCACAGCAGAGGTAGGAAGACAACCATGGTCCGTTTATGAAATTCTGCCAACAGTTGTTTCTTCGTCAACACATAGTGCGGGATATATGGTTTTTTCCTTGATCGGCTTCTTATTATTTTACAGTGTATTTATTGTCGTGGAATTTTATTTGATGTTTAAATTTGCTCGACTTGGGCCGGTAAAATATCAAGATAAGGATTCTTTATCGAAAAAAGTGTTTACATATCAAGAAGGCTGGGGAGATTGA
- the cydB gene encoding cytochrome d ubiquinol oxidase subunit II: MEYYVILKLIWATLLCILLIGLGLMVGMDMGVGMLLRFVGKKDVERRTALNIIGPHWEGNQVWFILGAGAIFAAFPTLYATAFSVFYVVMVLLLFSMILRPVAFEFRSKVDAKLWRSSWDWIFLVSGFFPMFVCGAAFGNILQGVGYHFIWNGQYFQDESFWSYLINPFAVLCGLLSVSLSIYQGGAMLMIRGEDPIYLRAKKYATIAGMIAIILFVLGGLWITQIKGFVLVSGHPAMPSNPLFGQNVALYKGAWLHHFYEHPILWGLPLLGVLCMLLGTLMVKSDRPVAAWWIGLGSWIGVIGTVGAAMFPFFMPSTTIPNQSLTIWNSCGSLYGLICMAVVACLFVPIILSYTSWCFYVMRGKVKTSNIINDHHSY, translated from the coding sequence ATGGAGTATTATGTAATTCTCAAATTAATCTGGGCAACATTATTATGTATCCTGCTTATTGGATTGGGCCTGATGGTCGGTATGGATATGGGTGTTGGTATGCTTCTTCGTTTTGTTGGCAAAAAAGATGTTGAGCGTCGTACAGCCCTTAATATTATCGGACCCCATTGGGAAGGGAATCAGGTATGGTTTATTTTGGGAGCAGGTGCCATTTTTGCTGCTTTCCCGACCTTGTATGCCACGGCGTTTTCTGTTTTCTATGTTGTTATGGTTTTACTGTTGTTCAGCATGATTTTGCGACCTGTAGCTTTTGAATTTAGATCAAAAGTTGATGCAAAATTATGGCGTTCGAGTTGGGACTGGATTTTTTTGGTTTCTGGTTTCTTTCCAATGTTTGTCTGTGGAGCAGCCTTTGGTAATATCTTGCAAGGTGTAGGATATCATTTCATTTGGAATGGACAGTATTTTCAAGATGAATCTTTCTGGAGTTATCTGATTAATCCATTTGCTGTTTTATGTGGTTTATTATCGGTTTCGTTAAGTATTTATCAAGGTGGAGCCATGTTGATGATACGTGGTGAAGATCCCATTTATTTACGGGCAAAAAAATATGCCACTATTGCAGGGATGATAGCGATAATATTATTTGTGTTGGGAGGATTATGGATTACGCAGATTAAAGGATTTGTTTTAGTCAGTGGTCATCCTGCAATGCCTTCAAATCCATTATTTGGTCAGAATGTTGCATTATATAAAGGGGCCTGGTTACATCATTTTTATGAACATCCAATTTTATGGGGTTTACCTTTGCTGGGTGTTTTATGTATGTTACTGGGAACATTAATGGTTAAATCTGATAGACCTGTTGCTGCCTGGTGGATTGGGCTTGGTTCCTGGATTGGTGTTATTGGTACGGTTGGGGCTGCCATGTTTCCGTTTTTTATGCCTTCAACAACAATTCCAAATCAAAGTCTGACAATATGGAACAGTTGCGGTAGTTTATACGGACTAATTTGCATGGCTGTTGTGGCTTGTCTTTTTGTGCCTATTATCCTTTCTTATACGTCATGGTGCTTTTATGTCATGCGGGGTAAGGTTAAAACTTCTAATATCATAAATGATCATCACAGTTATTGA
- a CDS encoding phage fiber-tail adaptor protein, producing MRTFFLNSYCVYQVLRRPKRELSVFPPKNVTSYQDYSVDFFHRLSDGERVVSGTVLVHGLGLKVESVLAHDRFLTAFISGGWASHSYCLTYTAQTDRGRSVIQEMILSTFGHAATERREERFISMASQTRPPDIRPPLNGIKLIDRYLLDDNGFFICI from the coding sequence ATGCGAACGTTTTTTTTGAACAGCTATTGTGTATACCAGGTACTGAGACGCCCGAAGAGGGAACTGTCTGTATTTCCCCCGAAGAACGTCACATCTTATCAGGATTACAGCGTTGATTTTTTTCATCGTTTGTCTGATGGGGAAAGGGTTGTATCCGGGACGGTTTTAGTGCATGGCCTGGGATTGAAGGTGGAGAGTGTTCTGGCGCATGACAGGTTTTTAACGGCGTTTATTTCTGGTGGCTGGGCTAGTCATTCTTATTGTCTGACCTATACAGCGCAGACAGACCGGGGCAGGAGCGTAATCCAGGAGATGATTTTGTCCACTTTTGGACATGCCGCAACAGAGCGGAGGGAGGAGAGGTTCATAAGTATGGCTTCCCAGACAAGACCGCCTGACATACGACCGCCATTGAATGGAATAAAGCTTATTGACCGTTATCTTCTTGATGATAACGGTTTTTTTATATGTATCTAA